Proteins encoded within one genomic window of Tabrizicola piscis:
- a CDS encoding LuxR C-terminal-related transcriptional regulator, translating to MTETRPPTRPQTSAAFTNRDHRAEIVERLYDVAVDPIRLEELLEVWEGRAAALRVGPVESAIQLEDPEIEAHLERATVFLDRFDASQQAQGSRTVLADITRSAAFLSDGGTRLAGCNRAAVLAFGVAEGGAFADLPFDAEDRVLLSDAIRRVAARKAEKVVTLRIRSMTTGSPVILRVSPVEGSSARPLALVVSTELVWPEGFEVTVQEAFGLTAAEVEIVRGVTLGLPLRDIAEARGRSVETVRTQVRSVLAKTETHSQSELVRVVLGLMDVALIPVQADPALPPRGALERRALREIRGTDGRRLTWIEFGDPRGRPVLYMHLDFGLIRWPATAERAAAARGLRIIVPVRAGYGRTDPLPREVDHLAGVTRDYAAVLDHLGLKGAVAVPLGADLRFAMNLSIQRPDLVRAIVGAACQLPLRSAAQYDRMDKWQRFILANARYAPKVLPFLVQAGFSLARRLGKEAFFRQVNGGSAADMETFDRPEVRAAVLEGSDICMTAKWSAHAAFTAECIGSEKDWSDVVRAVRVPVLLLQGDQDPQSPVATIRELAAEYPQLEVRFLPGTGQLLFMAEWPQVLDAVEHMARSDVA from the coding sequence ATGACAGAAACCAGACCGCCCACCAGACCGCAGACCAGCGCCGCTTTCACCAATCGCGACCACCGGGCCGAGATTGTTGAGCGGTTGTACGATGTCGCGGTCGATCCGATCCGGCTGGAGGAATTGCTTGAGGTCTGGGAAGGCCGGGCAGCGGCGCTGCGGGTCGGCCCGGTCGAAAGCGCGATCCAGCTTGAGGATCCCGAGATCGAGGCGCATCTGGAGCGGGCGACGGTCTTTCTGGACCGGTTCGATGCCAGCCAGCAGGCGCAGGGCAGCCGGACGGTGCTTGCCGATATCACCCGCTCGGCCGCGTTTCTGAGCGATGGCGGCACAAGGCTGGCCGGGTGCAACCGGGCGGCCGTGCTGGCGTTCGGGGTGGCAGAGGGTGGCGCTTTCGCGGATCTGCCGTTTGACGCGGAAGATCGCGTGCTGCTGTCCGACGCAATCCGCCGGGTGGCGGCGCGGAAGGCGGAAAAGGTCGTGACGCTGCGGATCAGGTCGATGACCACGGGCAGCCCGGTGATCCTGCGGGTCAGTCCGGTGGAAGGGTCCAGCGCGCGGCCCTTGGCCTTGGTCGTGTCGACGGAACTGGTCTGGCCGGAGGGGTTCGAGGTCACGGTGCAAGAGGCGTTCGGGCTGACCGCCGCCGAGGTCGAGATCGTGCGCGGAGTGACGCTGGGCCTGCCGCTGCGCGACATCGCCGAAGCGCGGGGCCGGTCGGTCGAGACGGTGCGGACACAAGTGCGGTCGGTGCTGGCCAAGACCGAAACGCACAGCCAGTCGGAACTGGTGCGCGTTGTGCTGGGGCTGATGGACGTGGCGCTGATCCCGGTGCAGGCGGACCCTGCCCTGCCACCGCGCGGCGCTCTGGAGCGGCGTGCCCTGCGCGAGATACGGGGGACGGATGGGCGGCGGCTGACCTGGATTGAATTCGGCGATCCGCGCGGCCGGCCGGTCTTGTACATGCACCTTGATTTCGGGCTGATCCGCTGGCCCGCGACGGCGGAGCGTGCGGCGGCGGCCCGGGGGTTGCGAATCATCGTGCCGGTCCGGGCGGGCTATGGCCGGACCGACCCGCTTCCTCGGGAGGTTGACCATCTGGCAGGTGTCACGCGCGACTATGCGGCGGTGCTGGATCATCTGGGCCTCAAGGGCGCGGTGGCCGTTCCGCTGGGGGCTGACTTGCGCTTTGCCATGAACCTGTCGATCCAGCGCCCGGACCTTGTCCGCGCGATCGTCGGCGCGGCCTGCCAGCTGCCGCTGCGCAGTGCGGCCCAGTATGACCGGATGGACAAGTGGCAGCGCTTCATTCTGGCCAATGCCCGCTATGCGCCGAAGGTGCTGCCGTTCCTTGTGCAGGCAGGCTTCAGTCTGGCCCGCCGCTTGGGCAAGGAGGCGTTCTTCCGTCAGGTCAACGGCGGCAGTGCTGCCGACATGGAAACCTTTGACCGGCCCGAGGTGCGGGCCGCGGTGCTGGAAGGGTCGGACATCTGCATGACGGCGAAATGGTCGGCTCATGCGGCCTTTACGGCGGAATGCATCGGGTCCGAGAAGGACTGGTCCGACGTCGTGCGTGCGGTCCGGGTGCCGGTCCTGCTCCTGCAGGGCGATCAGGACCCGCAGTCGCCCGTCGCGACGATCCGCGAACTGGCGGCAGAGTATCCGCAGCTTGAGGTTCGGTTTCTGCCCGGGACCGGACAGCTTCTGTTCATGGCGGAATGGCCGCAGGTGCTGGACGCCGTTGAACACATGGCGCGCAGCGACGTTGCCTGA
- the parE gene encoding DNA topoisomerase IV subunit B — MNDLLSTSQTYDASSIEVLEGLEPVRKRPGMYIGGTDERALHHMVAEILDNAMDEAVAGHANRIELELHDDNSVTVRDNGRGIPVDPHPKFPGKSALEVILCTLHAGGKFSNKAYSTSGGLNGVGSSVVNALSDLMTVQVALNKELYEQSFSRGIPRGPIAKLGPIQNRRGTTVTFHPDPEIFGHQTLKPARLYKLARSKAYLFSGVEIRWKSAVADGETPQEATFHFPGGLAQYLTDTLSKTTTYAERPFAGRVSFQEKYQIPGSVEWAINWTPAQDGFLHSYCNTVPTPEGGTHESGFWAATLKGIKAYGERVKNRKADLITRDDLLTGGCALLSVFIREPSFVGQTKDRLSTEEAAKWVENAVRDHFDTWLAADPKSAGAILDFLVLRAEERLRRREEKETQRKTATKKLRLPGKLTDCSSKTREGTELFIVEGDSAGGSAKGARSRETQALLPLKGKILNVLGAASAKLNDNSEIRDICEALGTGMGTRFKLDDLRYEKIIIMTDADVDGAHIASLLMTFFFTQMRPLIDKGHLYLACPPLYRLTQGARRMYVADDAEKEIWLAKGLGGKGKIDVQRFKGLGEMDAKDLKDTTMNPLTRKLIRVSIDEDEPGMTGDLVERLMGKKPELRFQYIQENARFVEELDV, encoded by the coding sequence ATGAACGACCTCCTCTCCACGTCGCAGACCTACGACGCCTCGTCGATCGAGGTGCTTGAGGGGTTGGAACCCGTCCGCAAACGCCCCGGCATGTATATCGGCGGCACCGACGAACGCGCGCTGCACCACATGGTCGCCGAAATCCTGGATAACGCGATGGATGAGGCGGTGGCGGGCCACGCCAACCGGATCGAGCTGGAACTGCACGATGACAACTCCGTCACCGTGCGTGACAACGGCCGCGGCATCCCCGTCGACCCGCACCCCAAGTTCCCCGGCAAATCCGCGCTGGAGGTGATCCTTTGCACCCTCCACGCCGGGGGCAAGTTCTCCAACAAGGCCTATTCCACCTCCGGCGGCCTGAACGGCGTCGGCTCCTCGGTCGTCAACGCGCTCTCCGACCTGATGACCGTGCAGGTCGCGCTCAACAAGGAGCTTTACGAACAATCCTTCTCCCGCGGCATCCCCCGCGGCCCGATCGCAAAACTCGGCCCCATCCAGAACCGCCGCGGCACCACCGTCACCTTCCACCCGGACCCGGAGATTTTCGGCCACCAGACCCTGAAACCCGCCCGCCTCTACAAACTCGCCCGGTCCAAGGCCTACCTCTTCTCCGGCGTCGAAATCCGCTGGAAATCGGCCGTGGCGGACGGCGAGACCCCGCAAGAGGCCACCTTCCACTTCCCCGGCGGCCTGGCCCAGTACCTGACCGACACGCTCTCCAAGACCACCACCTACGCCGAACGCCCCTTCGCCGGGCGCGTCTCGTTTCAGGAGAAATACCAGATCCCCGGCTCCGTCGAATGGGCGATCAACTGGACGCCCGCGCAGGATGGCTTCCTCCACTCCTACTGCAACACCGTCCCCACGCCCGAGGGCGGCACCCATGAATCCGGCTTCTGGGCCGCCACCCTCAAGGGCATCAAGGCCTATGGTGAGCGGGTGAAGAACCGCAAGGCCGACCTCATCACCCGCGATGACCTTCTGACCGGCGGCTGCGCGCTCCTCTCCGTCTTCATCCGCGAACCCAGCTTCGTCGGCCAGACCAAGGACCGCCTCTCGACCGAGGAAGCCGCCAAATGGGTCGAAAACGCCGTCCGCGACCATTTCGACACCTGGCTTGCCGCCGACCCGAAATCCGCCGGTGCGATCCTCGATTTCCTCGTCCTGCGCGCCGAAGAACGCCTGCGGCGGCGTGAGGAAAAGGAAACCCAGCGCAAGACCGCCACCAAGAAGCTGCGCCTCCCCGGCAAGCTGACCGACTGCTCCTCCAAGACCCGCGAAGGCACCGAACTTTTCATCGTCGAAGGCGACTCTGCCGGCGGCTCCGCCAAAGGCGCCCGCAGCCGTGAGACTCAGGCCCTCCTCCCCCTCAAGGGCAAGATCCTGAACGTCCTCGGCGCCGCTTCCGCCAAGCTGAACGACAACTCCGAAATCCGCGATATCTGTGAGGCGCTGGGCACCGGCATGGGCACCCGCTTCAAGCTGGACGACCTGCGCTACGAGAAAATCATCATCATGACCGACGCCGACGTCGACGGCGCGCATATCGCGAGCCTGTTGATGACCTTCTTCTTCACCCAGATGCGCCCCCTGATCGACAAGGGCCACCTGTATCTCGCCTGCCCCCCCCTCTACCGCCTGACCCAAGGCGCGCGCCGGATGTATGTGGCCGACGATGCCGAAAAGGAGATCTGGCTCGCCAAGGGGTTGGGAGGCAAAGGCAAGATCGACGTCCAGCGCTTCAAGGGCCTGGGCGAGATGGACGCCAAGGACCTGAAAGACACCACGATGAACCCCCTGACGCGGAAGCTGATCCGGGTGTCGATTGACGAGGACGAACCGGGGATGACCGGCGATCTGGTGGAGCGCCTGATGGGCAAGAAGCCGGAACTGCGGTTCCAGTATATTCAGGAGAACGCCCGGTTTGTGGAGGAGTTGGATGTTTGA
- a CDS encoding DJ-1/PfpI family protein, with translation MRRIGALIFPGFELLDVFGPLEMFGLLDDAYSLTLVAETAGPVRSGQGPSACADATIGDGPAYDILFVPGGAGTRREVGNTRLLDWIAGASECSEFCLSVCTGSALLAKAGVLDGRRATTNKMAFAWVADQGPKVHWVRQARWVEDGKFITSSGVSAGMDMALGAIAVMHGPETAEKVAGWAEYSWQKDRDLDSFAKMHGLA, from the coding sequence ATGCGCAGGATCGGCGCCTTGATTTTCCCGGGGTTCGAGTTGCTGGATGTTTTCGGCCCGTTGGAGATGTTTGGCCTGCTTGACGACGCGTATTCTCTTACACTTGTGGCCGAGACTGCCGGGCCGGTGCGCAGCGGACAGGGGCCGTCGGCTTGCGCGGACGCGACCATCGGGGATGGTCCTGCCTACGACATCTTGTTCGTGCCGGGGGGTGCCGGAACCCGGCGTGAGGTTGGCAATACCCGGCTGCTCGATTGGATCGCGGGCGCCTCCGAATGCAGCGAGTTCTGTCTGAGCGTTTGCACTGGCAGCGCGCTTCTGGCGAAGGCGGGCGTGCTGGACGGACGTCGTGCCACGACCAACAAGATGGCCTTCGCATGGGTCGCGGATCAAGGGCCGAAGGTTCACTGGGTTCGACAAGCACGCTGGGTCGAGGATGGAAAATTCATCACCTCATCTGGCGTATCGGCTGGAATGGACATGGCGCTGGGCGCGATCGCCGTGATGCACGGACCTGAAACGGCCGAGAAAGTGGCTGGCTGGGCCGAGTATTCTTGGCAGAAGGATCGGGATCTGGACAGCTTCGCCAAGATGCACGGGTTGGCGTGA
- a CDS encoding LysE family translocator — protein MTYELFLALLGFAFVTSVTPGPNNMMLLASGVNFGVRRTVPHMLGISLGHAVMVFLVGLGLAGVFKAWPPALTVLKLVSVAYMLWLAWKIAHAGAPGAGKAAARPMTFLQAAAFQWVNPKAWAMALGAVAAYVPVPSVGAYLTVALVFASVNLPSVAIWAGAGQAVRRWLEGPGRLRVFNWTMAVLLVLSLWPVVTMEL, from the coding sequence ATGACATACGAGCTTTTCCTTGCCCTTCTGGGCTTCGCCTTCGTCACCTCGGTCACGCCGGGGCCGAACAACATGATGCTGCTGGCCAGCGGCGTGAATTTCGGCGTGCGGCGGACGGTGCCGCATATGCTGGGGATCAGCCTTGGCCATGCGGTGATGGTGTTTCTGGTCGGGCTTGGGCTGGCGGGGGTCTTCAAGGCCTGGCCCCCGGCGCTGACGGTGCTGAAGCTGGTGTCGGTGGCCTATATGCTGTGGCTGGCATGGAAGATTGCCCATGCCGGCGCGCCGGGTGCCGGGAAGGCCGCGGCGCGACCGATGACGTTCCTGCAGGCGGCGGCGTTCCAGTGGGTGAACCCCAAAGCCTGGGCCATGGCGCTGGGGGCGGTGGCGGCCTATGTGCCGGTGCCTTCGGTCGGGGCGTATCTGACCGTTGCGCTGGTCTTTGCTTCGGTGAACCTGCCGTCGGTTGCGATCTGGGCCGGGGCCGGTCAGGCCGTGCGGCGCTGGCTGGAGGGGCCGGGGCGGCTGCGGGTGTTTAACTGGACCATGGCGGTGCTGCTGGTCCTGTCGCTGTGGCCTGTGGTGACGATGGAGCTTTGA
- a CDS encoding DUF1007 family protein, giving the protein MKRWVLIGGMMVAGAGPALSHPHVFIDTKVEVLINADNAATGVRISWTYDDLYSLYIVGDMGLDPDWDGKLTPEEQAQLSGFDMNWIPGFAGDTYVLMKDAELALSGPQDWTAGYDAGRITSSHVRVFDAPVPLGDAPLIVQVYDPGYYTAYTIAHDPVLTGGAGCVAETFVPDLDAADEALLAALQEFTPDADVEMSYPAVGKNYAEEVRVTCAAQ; this is encoded by the coding sequence ATGAAGCGATGGGTCCTGATCGGCGGCATGATGGTGGCGGGCGCAGGCCCTGCCCTGTCCCATCCGCATGTGTTCATCGACACCAAGGTCGAGGTGCTGATCAACGCCGACAATGCCGCCACCGGGGTGCGGATCAGCTGGACCTACGATGATCTCTATTCGCTCTACATCGTTGGCGACATGGGTCTGGACCCCGATTGGGATGGCAAGCTGACACCCGAGGAACAGGCGCAATTGTCCGGGTTCGACATGAACTGGATTCCGGGCTTTGCGGGCGATACCTATGTGTTGATGAAGGACGCCGAACTCGCGCTGTCCGGGCCGCAGGACTGGACCGCAGGTTACGATGCGGGGCGCATCACGTCTTCGCATGTGCGGGTCTTCGATGCTCCGGTCCCGTTGGGTGACGCGCCGCTGATCGTGCAAGTCTATGATCCGGGCTATTACACCGCCTACACCATCGCGCATGACCCGGTTCTGACGGGCGGCGCGGGCTGTGTGGCCGAGACTTTCGTTCCCGATCTGGATGCTGCGGATGAGGCGCTCTTGGCCGCGTTGCAGGAATTCACCCCCGATGCGGACGTTGAGATGAGCTATCCTGCCGTCGGCAAGAACTATGCCGAAGAGGTCCGCGTGACATGCGCCGCGCAGTAG
- a CDS encoding NAD-dependent epimerase/dehydratase family protein, whose amino-acid sequence MRVLFTGGSGKAGKHVVPYLVAQGHKVLNFDRVPLGLPGVHDLTGDICDAGQVYSAMRTHAGYEEMEDGAAKLFDAVVHFAAVPRYGMVPDTETYRVNTVGTYNVLEAALKMGIRKVIIASSETTYGVCFSDGVVDPKLLPLEEDYDIDPMDSYGMSKKVNEVTARSFQRRFGADVYALRIGNVVEPHEYATLFPPLAEDPGLRRRITFSYIDARDLGQIVDLCLQKDGLGFQVFNAVNDENAVPQPNSELLARFFPNVPLSRPVGEREGLLSNRKIREVLGFKEAHPWQKQVP is encoded by the coding sequence ATGCGGGTGCTGTTCACGGGCGGATCGGGCAAGGCGGGGAAGCATGTGGTGCCGTATCTGGTGGCGCAGGGGCATAAGGTGCTGAACTTTGACCGGGTGCCCCTGGGGCTTCCGGGGGTGCATGACCTGACGGGCGATATCTGCGACGCAGGGCAGGTCTATTCGGCGATGCGGACCCATGCGGGCTATGAGGAGATGGAGGACGGGGCGGCGAAGCTGTTTGACGCCGTGGTGCATTTCGCGGCGGTGCCAAGGTACGGGATGGTGCCGGATACCGAGACCTACCGGGTGAACACGGTAGGGACCTACAACGTGCTGGAAGCGGCGCTGAAGATGGGGATCCGGAAGGTGATCATCGCCTCAAGCGAGACGACCTATGGGGTGTGTTTCAGCGACGGGGTGGTAGACCCGAAGCTCCTGCCGTTGGAGGAGGATTATGACATCGACCCGATGGACAGCTACGGCATGTCGAAGAAGGTGAACGAGGTCACGGCGCGCAGCTTCCAGCGGCGGTTCGGGGCGGATGTCTATGCCTTGCGGATCGGGAATGTGGTGGAGCCTCATGAATATGCGACTCTCTTCCCACCCTTGGCTGAGGATCCGGGGCTGCGGCGGCGGATCACCTTCAGCTATATCGACGCGCGGGATCTGGGGCAGATCGTAGACCTCTGCCTGCAGAAGGACGGGCTGGGCTTCCAGGTGTTCAACGCGGTGAATGATGAGAACGCGGTGCCGCAGCCGAATTCGGAACTTCTGGCGCGGTTCTTTCCGAACGTGCCGCTGTCGCGGCCGGTGGGAGAGCGGGAGGGGCTTTTGTCGAACCGGAAGATCCGGGAGGTTCTGGGGTTCAAAGAGGCGCATCCTTGGCAAAAACAGGTGCCCTGA
- a CDS encoding Lrp/AsnC family transcriptional regulator, with translation MTQLDEIDRRILRELQRDGRLSNLALADRVGLSSSACLRRVQALERDGLIRGYRAVLDPARLGIGFVAYVTVGLGTHTKSAQEAFERAVARASEVRECHNITGTVEYLLRVEAADLATYKHWHTEVLGVLPQVRSITTFVVMGSPKDERA, from the coding sequence ATGACCCAACTTGATGAAATCGACCGCCGGATATTGCGCGAGCTGCAGCGCGATGGGCGGCTGTCCAACCTTGCCCTTGCCGACCGCGTGGGCCTGTCATCGTCGGCCTGCCTCCGCCGGGTCCAGGCGCTGGAGCGGGACGGGCTGATCCGCGGCTACCGCGCGGTGCTTGACCCCGCCCGCCTTGGGATCGGCTTCGTGGCCTATGTCACCGTCGGGCTTGGCACCCACACCAAATCCGCGCAGGAGGCGTTCGAAAGGGCGGTGGCCCGCGCGTCGGAGGTGCGGGAGTGTCACAACATCACCGGGACGGTGGAGTACCTCCTTCGGGTCGAGGCGGCGGATCTGGCGACCTACAAGCACTGGCATACTGAGGTGCTGGGGGTGCTGCCGCAGGTCCGATCGATCACGACCTTCGTGGTGATGGGCAGCCCGAAGGATGAACGGGCCTGA
- a CDS encoding nickel/cobalt transporter — protein MRRAVGFGGLALVVVIAVLWLTGGLDGLAGWLRGAQEAAQNRLAGAIRALRGGEPGALAAFWAVCFGYGVLHAAGPGHGKLLIGGYGVARRVPMGPLAGLALASSLAQAAVAVGLVYAAVAVLGLTRQAVEGAADRWMAPASHAMIAGLGLWLVWRGVRGLRAAGGAAGAGHGHSHDHGHHDHDHHDHHDHAHHDHGHHDHDAHCATCGHAHGPTLEQVSRLTGWRDALALVAGIALRPCTGALFVLILTWQLGIAAAGIVGAFVMGLGTALVTVTVAGLAVWAREGALQGLGGGRIARALPIVEVTFGGVIAITALWLLVF, from the coding sequence ATGCGCCGCGCAGTAGGCTTTGGCGGGCTGGCGCTCGTGGTGGTTATCGCCGTCCTGTGGCTGACTGGGGGGCTTGATGGCCTGGCCGGCTGGCTGCGGGGTGCGCAGGAAGCCGCGCAGAACCGGTTGGCCGGCGCGATCCGTGCCCTGCGCGGGGGCGAGCCGGGGGCGCTGGCGGCATTCTGGGCGGTATGTTTCGGCTATGGCGTGCTGCATGCGGCGGGGCCGGGGCATGGCAAGCTGCTGATCGGCGGCTATGGCGTGGCGCGGCGGGTGCCGATGGGGCCGCTGGCCGGTCTGGCGCTCGCCTCAAGCCTTGCGCAGGCGGCGGTGGCGGTGGGCCTCGTCTATGCAGCGGTAGCTGTGCTGGGCCTGACACGGCAAGCGGTCGAGGGGGCCGCCGACCGCTGGATGGCCCCGGCCAGCCACGCGATGATCGCGGGCTTGGGGCTGTGGCTGGTCTGGCGCGGGGTCAGGGGGCTGCGGGCGGCAGGTGGCGCGGCAGGCGCCGGGCATGGGCATTCGCATGACCACGGTCACCATGACCATGACCACCACGACCACCACGACCACGCTCACCACGACCACGGGCACCACGACCATGACGCCCATTGCGCCACCTGTGGCCACGCCCATGGCCCGACGCTGGAGCAAGTCAGCCGACTGACCGGTTGGCGCGATGCGCTGGCCTTGGTGGCGGGCATTGCGCTGCGGCCCTGCACGGGGGCGCTGTTCGTGCTGATCCTGACCTGGCAGTTGGGGATTGCTGCGGCCGGGATCGTCGGGGCCTTTGTCATGGGCCTTGGCACGGCGCTGGTCACTGTGACTGTCGCCGGCCTTGCCGTCTGGGCCCGCGAGGGCGCGCTGCAAGGGCTTGGCGGCGGCCGGATCGCCCGCGCCTTGCCGATCGTCGAGGTGACCTTTGGCGGGGTGATCGCGATCACCGCCCTGTGGCTGCTTGTTTTTTAG
- a CDS encoding glutathione S-transferase family protein yields MITLYGAFRSRASRPIWLLYELDLPFTHVNVIQGYRLAQASAPDAPLNTTSPAFLKVNPLGQIPAYVEDDLVLTESLAITNHIARTRGGALGPQTAAEAALMDQWTLFAVTAAEGPGLEIMKITNDGGDKTVEGQAAIGILAERLRRPLKRLETHFATHSHLVGERFTVADINLAECLRYAQSHPTLFNEFPAVKTWLEACQARPAFKKMWAARLAEPV; encoded by the coding sequence ATGATCACCCTTTACGGCGCTTTCCGGTCCCGCGCATCGCGCCCGATCTGGCTGCTTTACGAACTGGACCTTCCGTTCACGCATGTGAATGTCATTCAGGGCTATCGCCTGGCACAGGCCAGCGCGCCCGATGCCCCGCTCAACACCACCTCGCCTGCCTTCCTGAAGGTCAACCCGCTGGGCCAGATCCCGGCCTATGTCGAGGATGATCTGGTCCTGACCGAGTCGCTGGCCATCACCAACCACATCGCCCGCACGCGCGGCGGTGCCCTTGGTCCGCAAACGGCAGCCGAAGCCGCCCTGATGGATCAATGGACCTTGTTCGCCGTCACCGCGGCCGAGGGTCCGGGGCTGGAAATCATGAAGATCACCAACGACGGGGGCGACAAGACCGTCGAAGGCCAGGCCGCCATCGGCATACTGGCCGAGAGACTCCGCCGTCCCCTGAAGCGGCTGGAAACACACTTTGCCACCCATAGCCACCTGGTGGGAGAGCGCTTCACCGTCGCCGACATCAACCTGGCTGAGTGCCTGCGTTACGCGCAAAGCCACCCCACGCTGTTCAACGAGTTCCCGGCCGTGAAGACATGGCTGGAGGCGTGCCAGGCCCGCCCGGCGTTCAAGAAGATGTGGGCTGCAAGACTGGCCGAGCCCGTATAG
- a CDS encoding dimethylarginine dimethylaminohydrolase family protein, with the protein MSFSTHFSHAITRRPAPSIIAGLRAVDTGSPDLALMQAHHAAYVATLQETGATVVELPALDAYPDSVFVEDTALCLPEGAVIMRPGAPSRLGEAAEMAPHLRALYGQVVEITGKDSFIEGGDILVTEREVLVGRSARTNAAGVAELARLVGPWGHKLREVHTPPGVLHFKTDCSLLDVDTVLSTTRLSASGCFEGYRVIPVADGEEAAANTIRFNDLVLMPAGFPKTRDTILAAGFNVREIGNSECAKLDGGMSCLSLRFTPKP; encoded by the coding sequence ATGTCATTTTCCACCCATTTCTCCCATGCCATCACCCGCCGACCGGCGCCCTCGATCATTGCGGGGCTTCGCGCCGTGGATACCGGGAGTCCGGACCTTGCCCTGATGCAGGCCCACCACGCCGCCTATGTCGCGACGCTGCAGGAAACCGGCGCGACGGTGGTCGAGCTTCCTGCGCTGGACGCCTATCCCGACAGTGTCTTTGTCGAAGACACCGCCCTTTGCCTGCCGGAAGGCGCTGTCATCATGCGCCCCGGCGCACCGTCACGGCTGGGCGAGGCGGCCGAGATGGCCCCCCATCTGCGCGCGCTTTACGGGCAAGTCGTGGAAATCACCGGCAAGGACAGCTTCATCGAAGGCGGCGACATTCTGGTTACCGAACGTGAGGTTCTGGTCGGCCGCTCTGCCCGCACCAATGCAGCGGGCGTTGCCGAACTGGCACGCCTTGTCGGCCCCTGGGGCCACAAGCTGCGCGAAGTCCACACCCCGCCGGGGGTGCTGCATTTCAAGACCGACTGCTCGCTTCTGGATGTTGACACGGTGCTCTCCACCACCCGCCTGTCCGCCTCGGGCTGTTTTGAGGGCTACCGCGTGATCCCGGTGGCAGATGGCGAAGAAGCCGCCGCCAACACCATCCGCTTCAACGATCTGGTGCTGATGCCGGCAGGCTTTCCCAAGACCCGTGACACGATCCTTGCCGCGGGTTTCAACGTGCGGGAGATCGGCAATTCGGAATGCGCCAAGCTGGATGGTGGGATGTCCTGCCTCTCGCTCCGCTTCACTCCGAAGCCATGA
- the ppk2 gene encoding polyphosphate kinase 2 — protein sequence MEDTSAEITVAQTDTAAASGPKHFPEVGTAPLRQAFESGRYPYARLMGRATYEAEKARLQAELLKVQIWAQETGQKFVILMEGRDAAGKGGTIKRFMEHLNPRYARVCALSKPSDVEKGQWFFQRYIAHLPTAGEMVFYDRSWYNRAGVERVMGFCTPSEYLEFMRQAPELERMLVRSGIRLHKYWFSVTREEQRTRFVARETDPLKMWKLSPIDKASLDRWDDYTEAKEAMFFYTDTADAPWVIVKSNDKKRARLNCMKHFLSTVDYPNKDHAAIGVPDPLIVGRAAQVLGAVPDIYEAATHPAMQRG from the coding sequence TTGGAAGACACCAGTGCAGAGATTACCGTCGCGCAGACGGACACCGCGGCGGCCAGCGGGCCGAAACACTTCCCCGAAGTTGGCACCGCACCCTTGCGGCAAGCCTTTGAATCCGGTCGGTACCCCTACGCCCGCCTGATGGGCCGGGCAACCTATGAGGCGGAAAAGGCCCGCCTGCAGGCCGAGCTTCTGAAGGTCCAGATCTGGGCGCAGGAGACCGGGCAGAAGTTCGTCATCCTGATGGAAGGCCGCGATGCTGCCGGCAAGGGCGGCACGATCAAGCGGTTCATGGAACATCTGAACCCGCGCTATGCCCGGGTCTGCGCGCTGTCCAAACCGTCGGACGTGGAAAAGGGCCAGTGGTTCTTTCAACGCTATATCGCGCATCTGCCCACGGCGGGGGAAATGGTGTTCTACGACCGCAGCTGGTACAACCGCGCGGGGGTCGAGCGGGTGATGGGCTTCTGCACCCCGTCCGAATACCTTGAATTCATGCGCCAGGCACCCGAGCTGGAGCGAATGCTGGTCCGATCCGGCATCAGGCTGCACAAATACTGGTTCAGCGTCACCCGCGAAGAGCAGCGCACCCGCTTTGTCGCCCGCGAGACCGACCCGTTGAAAATGTGGAAGCTTTCCCCCATCGACAAGGCATCGCTTGACCGCTGGGACGACTATACCGAGGCGAAAGAGGCGATGTTCTTCTACACCGACACCGCCGATGCGCCCTGGGTGATCGTCAAGTCGAATGACAAGAAACGCGCGCGGCTGAACTGCATGAAGCATTTCCTGTCGACGGTCGATTACCCCAACAAGGATCACGCGGCGATCGGCGTGCCGGACCCGCTGATCGTGGGGCGTGCGGCGCAAGTGCTGGGCGCGGTGCCCGACATCTATGAAGCGGCGACCCACCCGGCAATGCAGCGCGGTTGA